One genomic segment of Elgaria multicarinata webbii isolate HBS135686 ecotype San Diego chromosome 21, rElgMul1.1.pri, whole genome shotgun sequence includes these proteins:
- the BGLAP gene encoding osteocalcin: protein MNTLTLLSFLAVAALCLCRADDSAPSNSAKESPSVEAFISKRDSAELVKRHRRDYNRLSGAAVPTKDPFEPYREVCELSPQCDELADQIGFHEAYRRFYGPL, encoded by the exons ATGAACACGCTGACCCTGCTGAGCTTCCTGGCAGTGGCCGCGCTCTGTCTTTGCCGTGCAG ATGACTCTGCTCCCTCCAACAGCGCCAAGGAGTCGCCCAGCGTTGAAG CTTTCATCTCCAAGCGGGACAGCGCAGAATTAGTGAAGAGGCACAGGAGGGACTATAACAG GTTGTCTGGAGCCGCTGTTCCGACTAAAGACCCCTTTGAACCCTATCGAGAAGTTTGTGAGCTCAGCCCCCAGTGTGACGAGTTGGCTGACCAGATTGGCTTCCATGAAGCTTACAGAAGATTTTACGGTCCCTTGTAG